In the genome of Dermacentor silvarum isolate Dsil-2018 chromosome 1, BIME_Dsil_1.4, whole genome shotgun sequence, one region contains:
- the LOC125940869 gene encoding uncharacterized protein K02A2.6-like — MRDAVEAELRRLEDQDIIERVTGPALWVSPVVIVPKRNDKDVRICVDMREANRTIVREQHLMPTVEDVISTLNGAALFSKLDLKEGYHQLKLEEHSRMITTFSTHCGLRKYKRLLFGVNAAAEIFQDAIRQVLPNEDSIINISDDILVSGRTTEEHDRQLRLVLRHSEEVRLTLNEKKCVVASRSLKFYGHVFSASRVNVDPEKVEEVAKMTPPRNPTEVLLITAQRMGDRTSSDKLWKDDKLKPVIQIRDELTVADNDVVLRGPRLVIQRKCGYKPSSWLIGDTRGLSKPGLLKYVRSKEPC; from the exons ATGCGAGATGCAGTGGAGGCTGAGCTGAGACGCCTGGAAGACCAGGACATCATAGAACGGGTAACTGGCCCTGCCCTATGGGTGTCACCCGTTGTAATTGTGCCCAAGCGAAATGACAAGGATGTGAGAATATGCGTAGACATGCGAGAAGCGAACAGAACCATTGTTCGAGAGCAGCACTTAATGCCTACTGTTGAAGATGTGATCAGCACCCTAAATGGCGCAGCACTGTTCTCCAAGTTGGATCTCAAGGAGGGGTACCACCAGCTAAAGCTGGAAGAACATTCAAGAATGATAACCACTTTTTCCACCCACTGTGGACTAAGAAAGTACAAGAGGCTTCTGTTTGGAGTCAATGCTGCTGCGGAGATATTTCAGGATGCCATAAGACAAGTGCTGCCTAACGAAGATAGCATCATCAACATCAGTGATGACATCCTTGTCTCAGGCCGCACAACTGAAGAGCATGATCGGCAACTGCGGCTGGTGCTCAGGCACTCAGAAGAGGTTAGGCTCACTTTGAATGAGAAAAAGTGTGTGGTGGCATCGAGGAGTCTGAAATTCTACGGTCACGTGTTCTCTGCCAGCAGAGTCAATGTTGACCCTGAGAAAGTAGAAGAAGTGGCAAAGATGACGCCACCAAGAAATCCAACTGAAGTC CTGCTCATCACAGCCCAAAGGATGGGTGATCGGACGTCATCTGATAAACTGTGGAAAGATGACAAGCTCAAGCCCGTCATCCAGATCAGAGATGAGCTAACAGTTGCAGACAATGATGTTGTCTTGAGGGGACCAAGGCTGGTGATCCAGAGAAAGTGCGGCTACAAGCCATCAAGCTGGCTCATAGGGGACACCAGGGGATTATCAAAACCAGGGCTTCTCAAATATGTTCGTTCCaaggaaccctgctaa